From a region of the Chitinophaga caseinilytica genome:
- a CDS encoding class 1 fructose-bisphosphatase, translating into MKFNRQVMNLDEFTIQDLKNYPGATGQLSGLLRDIGLAAKRVNVEVNKAGIADILGEAGKTNVQGEAVKKLDEFANDQIIASLASSIYCAGVASEENDTFIAFEDEYSMNSKYVVLMDPLDGSSNIDVNVSIGTIFSVYRRLSPNGTPCTLEDFLQPGSQQIAAGYIIYGLVHHAGLRHPPHAPGLHPRPVHRRILPVPSRS; encoded by the coding sequence ATGAAATTCAACCGCCAAGTGATGAACCTGGACGAATTCACGATCCAGGACCTGAAAAACTATCCCGGCGCCACCGGCCAGCTGTCTGGCCTCCTGCGAGACATTGGCCTCGCGGCCAAGCGCGTGAATGTCGAAGTGAACAAAGCCGGTATCGCCGACATCCTCGGCGAAGCGGGCAAAACCAACGTCCAGGGCGAAGCCGTCAAGAAACTCGATGAATTCGCCAACGACCAGATCATCGCCTCGCTCGCCAGCTCCATTTACTGTGCTGGCGTGGCTTCCGAGGAAAACGACACCTTCATCGCCTTCGAAGACGAATATTCCATGAACTCCAAGTACGTGGTGCTCATGGATCCGCTCGACGGTTCCAGCAACATCGATGTCAATGTTTCCATCGGCACGATCTTTTCCGTGTACCGCCGCCTGTCGCCCAACGGCACGCCCTGCACGCTGGAAGACTTCCTGCAGCCGGGCTCCCAGCAGATCGCGGCCGGGTACATCATCTACGGCCTCGTCCACCATGCTGGTCTACGCCACCCGCCGCACGCTCCAGGGCTTCACCCTCGACCCGTCCATCGGCGAATTCTGCCTGTCCCATCCCGATCTTAA
- a CDS encoding class 1 fructose-bisphosphatase, translating into MLVYATRRTLQGFTLDPSIGEFCLSHPDLKVPDDSDIFSVNMGYYHLYEPKVRNAIDLFVATDPKQKIYRHRFVGCMVAEIHRTLIQGGIFMYPAFGKYTNGRLRLCYECNPMSFIMEKAGGMSISAGNQRLLDVKPTELHERIPIFIGSKSMVERVQAEIR; encoded by the coding sequence ATGCTGGTCTACGCCACCCGCCGCACGCTCCAGGGCTTCACCCTCGACCCGTCCATCGGCGAATTCTGCCTGTCCCATCCCGATCTTAAAGTGCCGGACGACAGCGACATCTTCTCCGTCAACATGGGATATTATCACCTGTACGAGCCCAAGGTCCGCAACGCCATCGATCTTTTCGTAGCTACCGACCCGAAGCAGAAGATCTACCGGCACCGGTTCGTGGGCTGCATGGTCGCGGAAATCCACCGCACCCTCATCCAGGGCGGCATCTTCATGTATCCGGCTTTCGGGAAATATACGAATGGCCGCCTGCGGCTTTGCTACGAATGCAACCCCATGTCGTTCATCATGGAAAAAGCGGGCGGGATGTCCATTTCCGCCGGCAACCAGCGCCTGCTCGACGTAAAGCCGACCGAACTGCACGAGCGCATCCCCATTTTCATCGGCTCGAAAAGCATGGTGGAAAGGGTACAGGCGGAGATCCGTTAA
- a CDS encoding CAP domain-containing protein, whose amino-acid sequence MFNQRYCKILFLAAAVITGSSTMACSKPVTGSGSTSERSVRNESDMDEDILFFVNKFRRSKGLKPLELNGVLSKEARGHSKDMASGRTGFGHEGFESRIDDISKSIGTVRAAAENVAYGNLSAEAVVDGWIKSPGHRKNMLGDFNLIGIGTAKGKGNIVFFTQIFVNKPAAQAKK is encoded by the coding sequence ATGTTTAACCAACGTTATTGCAAAATCCTCTTCCTCGCCGCCGCAGTGATCACGGGCAGCTCCACCATGGCCTGCAGCAAACCGGTTACCGGTAGCGGCTCCACATCCGAACGCTCCGTTCGCAACGAGAGCGATATGGATGAAGATATCCTCTTCTTTGTCAACAAGTTCCGCCGGTCCAAAGGCCTCAAGCCCCTGGAGCTGAACGGCGTTCTCAGCAAGGAAGCGCGCGGCCATAGTAAGGATATGGCCAGCGGGCGGACAGGTTTCGGGCACGAAGGCTTCGAATCCCGGATCGACGATATCTCCAAATCCATCGGCACCGTGCGCGCCGCCGCTGAAAACGTGGCGTATGGCAACCTGAGCGCCGAAGCTGTGGTAGACGGCTGGATCAAAAGTCCCGGCCATCGCAAAAACATGCTCGGCGATTTCAACCTCATCGGCATCGGAACGGCCAAGGGCAAAGGGAACATCGTTTTCTTCACCCAGATTTTCGTGAACAAGCCCGCCGCTCAGGCAAAGAAATAA
- a CDS encoding ABC transporter ATP-binding protein encodes MEKRRIIEVRDLVKTYGDFTAVKGISFDVYENEVFGLLGPNGAGKSTTLEIIETLRQKTSGSVMVAGLDLDKDPEAIKQIIGVQLQTSGYYPNLNLVELIHLFGGLYNQPVDPMALLREFNLEDKAKAKYKALSGGQKQRFSIATTLINKPRIIFLDEPTTGLDPQARRNLWTLIQQVRANGTTVVITTHYMDEAEFLCDRCAIVDSGRIIAIDSPDALIDQLVAGGFERKKEVKKASLEDVFIQLTGKDLRED; translated from the coding sequence ATGGAAAAACGCAGGATCATTGAGGTGAGAGACCTGGTGAAAACATATGGCGATTTCACCGCCGTGAAAGGGATCAGTTTCGATGTGTACGAAAACGAAGTCTTCGGACTCCTCGGCCCCAACGGCGCCGGTAAATCCACGACGCTCGAGATCATCGAAACCCTCCGCCAGAAAACCTCCGGCAGCGTCATGGTAGCGGGTTTGGACCTGGATAAGGACCCCGAGGCCATCAAGCAGATCATCGGCGTGCAGCTCCAGACGTCCGGGTATTATCCGAACCTCAACCTGGTTGAGCTCATCCACCTGTTCGGCGGATTGTATAATCAACCCGTAGACCCCATGGCCCTGCTGCGCGAATTCAACCTGGAAGACAAAGCCAAAGCCAAATACAAGGCGCTTTCCGGCGGACAAAAGCAGCGTTTCTCCATCGCCACCACCCTCATCAACAAGCCGCGCATCATTTTCCTGGACGAGCCCACCACCGGCCTCGATCCGCAGGCGCGCCGCAACCTCTGGACGCTCATCCAGCAGGTGAGGGCCAATGGCACAACGGTCGTGATCACCACCCACTACATGGATGAAGCCGAGTTCCTCTGCGACCGCTGCGCCATCGTAGACAGTGGCCGCATCATCGCCATCGACTCGCCCGACGCGCTGATAGACCAGCTCGTGGCAGGCGGTTTCGAACGGAAAAAAGAAGTGAAAAAGGCCAGCCTGGAAGATGTGTTCATCCAGCTGACCGGTAAGGATCTGCGGGAAGACTGA
- a CDS encoding YfiT family bacillithiol transferase → MEDLRYPIGRFHPPAIINAEARKRFINDIRHLPSLIELAVQTLDEHQLQTPYRPGGWTVAQVVHHLTDSHMNGFTRLKLALTEDNPTIKPYDEAAWAELPDVQYTPINISITLLHALHARWAAVLEHMEARDWDRTFFHPGNNTSNTLAKHLANYSWHGLHHLAHIEKLKEREGWK, encoded by the coding sequence ATGGAAGATTTACGCTATCCCATCGGCCGCTTTCACCCGCCGGCCATCATTAACGCGGAAGCCCGCAAACGCTTCATCAACGACATCCGGCACCTGCCGTCGCTCATCGAGCTGGCCGTGCAAACGCTCGACGAGCACCAGCTTCAAACGCCCTACCGCCCCGGCGGATGGACCGTGGCACAGGTGGTGCATCACCTGACAGACTCGCACATGAACGGTTTTACCCGGTTGAAACTGGCGCTCACGGAAGATAATCCTACCATCAAACCCTACGACGAAGCCGCCTGGGCCGAACTGCCCGACGTACAATATACGCCCATCAACATATCCATCACCCTGCTTCATGCCCTGCATGCCCGTTGGGCGGCCGTGCTCGAGCATATGGAAGCGCGCGACTGGGACCGGACATTTTTCCATCCCGGCAACAACACTTCCAACACGCTGGCGAAGCACCTGGCCAATTATTCCTGGCACGGGCTGCATCACCTGGCGCATATCGAAAAGCTGAAGGAAAGGGAAGGGTGGAAGTAA
- a CDS encoding NUDIX hydrolase produces MNWKLLRSEYLFREPWLTVRRDTCETPSGVLVPEYYVLEYPDWVNAMAVTDDGNVILVRQYRHPVGKVLLEIPGGVMDPEDASPEIAMRRELLEETGYAFDEMHFLGITSPNPSTHTNRVFMYLATGGKKIQEQQLDFNEEIDVEIVTIAELEARLAQNAFLQSLHCTCLFYGLMKWKELQSK; encoded by the coding sequence TTGAACTGGAAACTACTGCGATCAGAATACCTGTTCCGCGAGCCCTGGCTCACCGTGCGGAGAGACACATGTGAAACGCCTTCCGGCGTGCTGGTACCTGAATATTATGTGCTCGAGTACCCGGATTGGGTGAACGCGATGGCCGTCACCGACGACGGAAATGTGATCCTCGTCCGCCAGTACCGCCACCCCGTCGGAAAAGTGCTGCTGGAAATTCCCGGCGGTGTGATGGACCCGGAAGACGCATCGCCCGAAATCGCCATGCGGCGCGAGCTGCTGGAGGAAACGGGCTATGCGTTCGATGAGATGCATTTCCTCGGGATCACGTCCCCCAATCCTTCCACCCACACCAACCGCGTATTCATGTACCTGGCTACGGGTGGGAAGAAAATTCAGGAGCAGCAGCTTGATTTCAATGAGGAGATCGACGTGGAAATCGTTACCATAGCGGAATTGGAAGCGCGGCTGGCGCAGAACGCGTTCTTACAATCGCTGCATTGCACCTGCCTGTTCTATGGCTTGATGAAGTGGAAAGAATTGCAATCCAAATAA
- a CDS encoding DUF4822 domain-containing protein, which yields MHPRLRTVLPIAIAAFTFASCSKDDAPAPEPAKSGNEILSSTRWVTTVVTDSVGKDVTAANMGFVGLADYLPNGNYVFFNTDGTPRGDEGYYFITPDNSKRILVSRTRNYTRVVDVVKLTKDIFTYRVVNGNGATVNVEHKPVQK from the coding sequence ATGCATCCAAGACTGAGAACTGTATTACCAATCGCCATCGCCGCATTCACTTTCGCCTCCTGCAGCAAAGACGATGCGCCCGCGCCCGAGCCTGCCAAATCCGGTAACGAAATCCTTTCCTCCACCCGGTGGGTCACCACGGTAGTCACCGACTCCGTTGGCAAAGACGTAACCGCCGCCAACATGGGCTTCGTAGGCCTCGCCGATTACCTTCCCAACGGCAACTACGTTTTCTTCAACACAGACGGAACGCCCCGCGGGGATGAAGGCTATTACTTCATCACGCCAGATAATTCCAAGCGCATACTCGTTTCGCGCACCCGGAATTACACCCGTGTGGTGGACGTCGTGAAACTGACAAAAGACATTTTTACGTACCGCGTGGTGAACGGAAACGGCGCCACCGTGAACGTGGAGCACAAGCCGGTCCAGAAATAA